In a genomic window of Chrysemys picta bellii isolate R12L10 chromosome 1, ASM1138683v2, whole genome shotgun sequence:
- the ATP23 gene encoding mitochondrial inner membrane protease ATP23 homolog isoform X4, producing MNRVVTHELIHAFDHCRAHVDWFSNVKHLACSEIRAANLSGDCSLINEMTRFKFGLKQHHQTCVRDRAIRSILAVRKVSKETAEKAVDGVFDSCFNDHEPFGRVPHSKSDAKYAYRNFQNRDRYYANL from the exons ATGAACCGAGTAGTTACACATGAACTGATTCATGCTTTTGATCACTGTCGTGCACATGTTGACTGGTTCAGCAATGTCAAACATTTAGCCTGTTCAGAG ATTCGAGCTGCTAATCTAAGTGGAGACTGCTCACTCATAAATGAAATGACCAGATTTAAATTTGGATTAAAACAACACCATCAG ACCTGTGTACGAGACAGAGCCATTCGCTCCATTTTGGCTGTTAGAAAagttagcaaagaaacagcagaaAAAGCTGTGGATGGAGTTTTTGACTCCTGTTTCAATGATCATGAACCATTTGGAAGAGTCCCACATAGTAAATCAGATGCCAAGTATGCTTACAGAAACTTTCAGAACCGGGATCGATATTATGCAAATTTGTAA
- the ATP23 gene encoding mitochondrial inner membrane protease ATP23 homolog isoform X2: protein MSLLKLLASPYAQLLLDAMKQSGCTVHEDRHFACEDCDGCVSGGFDSATSQIVLCQNNIHQQSHMNRVVTHELIHAFDHCRAHVDWFSNVKHLACSEIRAANLSGDCSLINEMTRFKFGLKQHHQTCVRDRAIRSILAVRKVSKETAEKAVDGVFDSCFNDHEPFGRVPHSKSDAKYAYRNFQNRDRYYANL from the exons GTCCATATGCTCAACTTCTTCTTGATGCTATGAAGCAGTCTGGCTG CACTGTTCATGAAGATCGGCACTTTGCCTGTGAAGACTGTGATGGGTGTGTCAGTGGAGGTTTTGATTCTGCAACATCACAG ATTGTTCTATGCCAGAACAATATTCATCAACAATCCCATATGAACCGAGTAGTTACACATGAACTGATTCATGCTTTTGATCACTGTCGTGCACATGTTGACTGGTTCAGCAATGTCAAACATTTAGCCTGTTCAGAG ATTCGAGCTGCTAATCTAAGTGGAGACTGCTCACTCATAAATGAAATGACCAGATTTAAATTTGGATTAAAACAACACCATCAG ACCTGTGTACGAGACAGAGCCATTCGCTCCATTTTGGCTGTTAGAAAagttagcaaagaaacagcagaaAAAGCTGTGGATGGAGTTTTTGACTCCTGTTTCAATGATCATGAACCATTTGGAAGAGTCCCACATAGTAAATCAGATGCCAAGTATGCTTACAGAAACTTTCAGAACCGGGATCGATATTATGCAAATTTGTAA
- the ATP23 gene encoding mitochondrial inner membrane protease ATP23 homolog isoform X3, with translation MKQSGCTVHEDRHFACEDCDGCVSGGFDSATSQIVLCQNNIHQQSHMNRVVTHELIHAFDHCRAHVDWFSNVKHLACSEIRAANLSGDCSLINEMTRFKFGLKQHHQTCVRDRAIRSILAVRKVSKETAEKAVDGVFDSCFNDHEPFGRVPHSKSDAKYAYRNFQNRDRYYANL, from the exons ATGAAGCAGTCTGGCTG CACTGTTCATGAAGATCGGCACTTTGCCTGTGAAGACTGTGATGGGTGTGTCAGTGGAGGTTTTGATTCTGCAACATCACAG ATTGTTCTATGCCAGAACAATATTCATCAACAATCCCATATGAACCGAGTAGTTACACATGAACTGATTCATGCTTTTGATCACTGTCGTGCACATGTTGACTGGTTCAGCAATGTCAAACATTTAGCCTGTTCAGAG ATTCGAGCTGCTAATCTAAGTGGAGACTGCTCACTCATAAATGAAATGACCAGATTTAAATTTGGATTAAAACAACACCATCAG ACCTGTGTACGAGACAGAGCCATTCGCTCCATTTTGGCTGTTAGAAAagttagcaaagaaacagcagaaAAAGCTGTGGATGGAGTTTTTGACTCCTGTTTCAATGATCATGAACCATTTGGAAGAGTCCCACATAGTAAATCAGATGCCAAGTATGCTTACAGAAACTTTCAGAACCGGGATCGATATTATGCAAATTTGTAA